The genomic DNA CGCCAATCTGACTTAACATTACTAAAATAGCCGATAATTTCCTCGCGAGCCTGGCGTGACAAAATTCGATCTCGGACCCATTCTGGAGAAAAATTTACCGAGGAGCCGCCGGCAATATCGAGTGATGGAACCGCCCGATCCCGCACAGATGTCCGCCGTGGGGAAGCCGCGTACCATCGGCGCCGATTTGGACGATATCCAGAAATCAGCGCCGTTTCGGATGAAACTTTCTCAGTAGCTATAAGTACATCCTTTCCGCTACCTATAGATTGCCGCGCGCGAAGACAATCTGCTTCTATGACAGTACTGTATTTCAAGTCATGCCATTCTTGACGAAACTGGGCCAGATCGGATTCCGGTCCGGAGGAACGGGGCGACGGCACGCGTGGCATAAGAGATATAAACGCAGTTTCACATTTAGCTGCAATCACGTTATACCTTGATAGCAACTGCGAACTTGCTTCTACTAACGTACGCAGTTTGTTACTGTCGTGGGACAACTCTTTTACGGCTGCGACCGCATCACCCGTTCCGTTGAGTCGATGAGCAGAATGGACTGCGTCAAATCCTGCGAAAGCGATCCGAGTCCCGATCACTGGCCGACCCATGGCGAGAGCCTCAGCTACCTTCATTTTAAGGCCACTTCCCATCAGGATCGGGGCAACTACAACGTCAACTTTATCGTAAAATGAAGCTATGTCCTCGACGTATCCCAGAAGATGTACACCAGGTGATTCAAAACCATTCAAACTCTTACAGATTTCGCCTGCAATGATCAATTGCGGAAACTCATTTTGCCACTTTTCTGCCCACGCATGCGCAAATTTGCTTATCGAGAATAGATTAGGGTCGTTGCCGTGCCCCAGGAAACCGATTGTTCTGATTTGCTCGCAGTCTTGGAATTGACGGGCTTCCGGAAATCGCGGTGGTAAGAGTACGACATGTTTATCAGAAAGCGACCGAAAATATTCAGCTTCTTCGGACTGGATTGCGAGAACGATATCTGCTCTGGACAGCCCAACGGCCTCCCACTGACGACTTGTATAGAAAAAATTTGGCTCACTTTTGAATGGCCAATATTGGCGATTGCGATCAGCAAAGCGATCGTGAGTGTCGATTACTCGCGTCACCCCCTTGGGAACCACTTCGAGTGATCGCGACAGGAATACATAGTTGACAATTATAGCACAAGTGTCTGGATGCGTTCGGAAGTACCATTCTACAAAATTCACAACCTCGTCCGGACACCATTCGTCAATGGAAAATGCGCCAGACCAAGTCTTAAGGTGAATGAGTGTCGGTGACGGAATAGAAAAAGTTTT from Methylobacterium radiotolerans JCM 2831 includes the following:
- a CDS encoding glycosyltransferase, coding for MAKLFRKTFSIPSPTLIHLKTWSGAFSIDEWCPDEVVNFVEWYFRTHPDTCAIIVNYVFLSRSLEVVPKGVTRVIDTHDRFADRNRQYWPFKSEPNFFYTSRQWEAVGLSRADIVLAIQSEEAEYFRSLSDKHVVLLPPRFPEARQFQDCEQIRTIGFLGHGNDPNLFSISKFAHAWAEKWQNEFPQLIIAGEICKSLNGFESPGVHLLGYVEDIASFYDKVDVVVAPILMGSGLKMKVAEALAMGRPVIGTRIAFAGFDAVHSAHRLNGTGDAVAAVKELSHDSNKLRTLVEASSQLLSRYNVIAAKCETAFISLMPRVPSPRSSGPESDLAQFRQEWHDLKYSTVIEADCLRARQSIGSGKDVLIATEKVSSETALISGYRPNRRRWYAASPRRTSVRDRAVPSLDIAGGSSVNFSPEWVRDRILSRQAREEIIGYFSNVKSDWRSQARLVGIGGVQFTVLALAPSFLVGLQSPTSAFLVRATNSVREIRLSNVISTARPLPVEYKVERPDLRLIPVGLTFLTSTSDTAGDLSIPDEDRDLDVGGSSIMLLSDYLIGRLTIAN